ATACGTTCACGCAGATGCTTCCTCTGCTGTTATACCCGTTCACACACACGCCTCCAGCTCACACGCACAAACACACTTGCACCCACGCAGCAGTCTTGTGCATACACACATGGCTTCTAGTTGTGCCCACAGGCACACTTGTGTCCCGAGCAACTCAAATGCCATATCGCACAGACACAAGACTCTTACTGAGTGGCTGCCTGGGTGTACACACACGACAGCACAAGCACACATACACGCACCCACAACTACAGCCACAGCCACACCCACTCCCACACCCACTCCTACagccacacacacccacacccactcccctccacacacacccacagtcaTGCCCCTGTGTTTATGGATTTCACGCATGTGACATGCTCCCATTCACGTGAAGAAGTACCACTAGCATGGTCACCAGATGTGCGACAAGCATATGCCCATCTGTACACCCACAGCCATACCCTCACATCACACACCGGACACACACAAGTGCATGAACACCCCCGCCCCTAGCTGTTTAGCTGGACCACACAGACGTCTCCAGGTCCCTTCTCCACCCCCACGCCCACCCCCCTGGCTGGACATCTGTCCCTGGCTGAGGGAGGGCTGTGCTGGGGGCCAGGTTGATGGACCCCACCTCATCCCTCCACTCTGGGGCTCTGGTGACCCCTGGTGGAGCCGCTGTGAAGTGCCCCCTGGCTGCCAGCTGGAGAAACCCCTGGGGAATCCTGTCGCCCAACCCTCATTCTACCAAATCCGTCAGCCTTGGCAATCCTGTGCCACCATCTTTCCCAGCAGCTCAGAGGTCCAGCGGCTTCCCTGGGCCCCGAGTGAGCTGAGCCCAGGTCAGAGCAGCCTTTGACGGAAGCATagggaggcctggggaggggctgcCCTCCCCTGTCCCCACAGCAGCTCTGCCCAGACCCTGTGGACACAGCCTCAGTCCTTGCTGAGCCCCTCCTGGGGGCCAGGCCTGCCCGTGGTTCAGGAAGTTCCTGCCAGGCCCAATGTGCATctctgcccagccctgctctggCTGTGGCCTGTGGTCCCCACGGAGTCGCCTCACACCCCCAGGGCTGTTTTCTAAACCTAGGTGTGGCACTGGTGTTCTCTATGCAGAGAATTCTGACTTGTGATGGTTCCATttaggattttttatttctttctctctctctttctttctttccttctttccttctttctttcttccttttttttttttttttttttttttcactctttttgcccaggctggagtgccatggtgtgatcttggctcactgcaactactgcctcccaggttcaagtgattctcctgcctcagcctcccaagtagctgggattacaggtgcccaccaccacacccgtctaattttgtatttttagtagagatggagtttctccatgttggccagggtggtctcaaacttctgacctcaggtgatctgcccaccttggcctcccaaagtgctgggattacaggcatgagcctctgcgcctggcccatttagGATTTTTTCGGCTTCacgatgggtttattgggacagAGCCCATGGTAAGTGGAGGGGCACCTGCATTCGGTTCTTTCTCCAGCTCTGCTCACTGGAGAGACATGCACAAACACACTTGCACCTGCACAGCGGGCTTGTGCACACACGTGGCTTCTATATGCACCCAGAGGCACACTTGTGCCACCAGCAACACAAACGCCGCATTGCACAGACACAAGACTCTTCCTGAGTGCCCATCTGTGTGTACATACACCACAGCACGAGCCCATATAATCACAACTACAGCCACACCCACACTCACCCCCACTCACTGGAGTTTCATTGCTGATGTAATCCAAGTGCCTGCCCAGCCCCCCCCTTCTTCGCCAGGGTCTGCTTCTTCTAGCGTTCAgaggaaaagcaaacattttttcccatttctttcccATGCTGTCTCCCTGAAGCTGCTCCTCGGGGGTCCTCTCATTACACCCAGCCCTGCTGTGGCTTCGGGTCACTTTGCTGCTGGTCACCATCTGGGACTGCTGGTCACCACCCCGATGATCACCGGGTCACTGCTCCCTGTCTGTGGGCATGGGAGAAGAGGGGGTGGGAGCTGCTGTCATTCCCATTTATGGCTCTACTCCTTGGTTTCTGCCTCGCCACTGCCCAAAACTACAGGGCAAGACCTTTTTTAAAGAGCAATTAGAGTAATTGAAGGGGATTACCACATATGAGCAGGCAGGGCTGCTACATTCCGTTGCGTGGGTTGCGTACTACACAATTCTGGGCACCAAGCACATTTGAAGGCACTGTAGATTAGCATAACTTAAGATGATAAGGTTCTGAAAGATGGCAGCAAAACGCCTAGGGGAAGgggctaatttttctaatttgcacaaagTGTCTTTGGACTAGGGATGGGAATGATTGAACAAGAAAAGCTGTATGTTAAATACGGCTTTTTCTTCACAACCTAAGGGGAACGAATGTTTCCCTCTCTTGGCTCCTTCCTTTGGGGAGCGGCTTCCTCCCCTACTCCATCCAAATATGTGATTCTGCGGAGTTGCTGCTTAAAGGATGACCCCCTCCCCTAACACAGGGAGGGGCATGTTACCCACCTCTGGCCAATCCTTTGGGCCATAGTGGCTCATCCAAAACCTGAGGACACGACTCAAGCTGAACCAATCACAGTCCTTCCCTGGGAGTTACGTGTACTGAGATTAAAGGAAAGACACTCTCTCTGGTCTTGGGAGTTTCTAAATGTGTCTGAAGGAGCCGTAGTGTGTCTCCCACCTGTGAAGGAAGCTTGTCTGTAGGAGGAGGGAACAGGAACATCAAACAGAGAAGCAGAGATgtaggaggggaaggaaggaggaaagaaggaaggaaggaaggggaagggaggtagggaaggaaggaaagaaggaaggagggagagaaggaaggaaggaaggagggaggaaaggaaggaaagaaggaaagagagagggaatgagggaggaaggaaggagggaaggagggagggagggaaggagggaaggaaggaagaagggaagggaaagagggaaggaaggagggagggaaagaaaaggggagggagggagaggaagggagggaaggaaagaagggaggagggaaggaaggtgggaggagggaaggagggagggagggaagaaaggaaagaaggaatgagggagggagggaaggagggaaggaaggagggagggagtgagggagggagggaaggaaggaggagacagGGCCCTGAAGACACTGAGTCTCTGAAACAGTTAAACTATAGACCAACTCCATTACTGTCCTGTCACATGAGCCAAAAAAGCCCACCCTTTTCCCTTAACCTAGTTTAAATTTTCAGTTACccacaaacaaaataattctgCGAAACAGAACCACATCTCAGAACCTGACCCACAGGAATTGGCCTGGTCACACCCCactccacccctacccccacccccggCCTGCTCACTCAGCTTCCTCCCTGAGTGGTTGGGTTGGGGTGATTTCCCGGGAGCTGCATCAGGTTGCTCCCCCATGGGTGGTGGCACCCTGACTCCAGGGGGCCGGGAGGGGAGGCTCTGGAACTCCACCCCTCAGTGCAGTTCCAATGGAGTGGGACGTCGAAGCCAGGTCCCCAACACAGGGCATCCCACCTGTGCAATGTGCTCACTTATAAGTCCTCAGAGTACCTGCAGGTGTCTGCTGGACAAAAGCACACCTGCGTATCTCACCAGAATAAGCATAATTTGCAGAAACAGTGCAGCCAGACCTGCTAGGCAGAAAATTGAGGTTTCTCCACTGTTGAATTTTCGAGATTCCCTCTCTCCCGCATATCTACTCAATAATATAATTCTGCAGAGCAATACTTAGCTCCTTTCCTTCAATTTTCTTATTGCAGTTCCTTCCAATTTGTGTCTCTTTAGGAACTGCACCCGAGGAAAGGGATGATTTGCTGGGGTCACTCTCTGAACAATGCTTCCTCAACTGTACCAAAAATAGCTTTGAAATTTCCACTTGAATTCTTAGAAAGGgttcttttctctccatttccatCTGAGGGAAAGTGGAGGTAGCTTATTTTCACAATTCTGTGGTTTCTAATAATGGCACAATTTTATTTTGAGTGAACTGTCTTAATTCACTTAACCATCCCCCTATTATTAGACATTGGGTAatgttcaattttttctttttctttttcttttcttttctttttttttttttttttttgagacagagtctcactatgtcacccggtgcaatggcgtcatctcagctcagtgcaaccttcaccgcccgggttcaagcaattctcctgccttaacctccctagtagctgtgattacaagtgcctgccaccatgcctggctaatttttgtatttttagtagagatggggtttcataatgttggctaggctggtcttgaactcctgacctcaaatgacccacctgccttggcctcccaaagtgctggaattacaggcgtgagccaccatgtcctgccaaatgttcaatttttaacctttaaaaataacactATGATGAATGTGTTTGAGTATAAATCTTTTCCTATGTTTAGCTTATTCCCAGAAATAGATTTACCAAGGCAATGGGGAGGACTTATAGTACATATTGTCTTgggtcactgaaaaaaaaaaatccaaagaggcCAACAAGAGTTCctattgagaagaaaataaaaaggaaataggtGGAGTGTTCAgcgtctcaaagaaaataatagtagGCAAGGCAAATAGCAGGAAAGTAAGTCACCTCCTATTCTGCTGCGCTGATGGGAGACCTTCTATGAGCAAAATAGATCAGGCAGATAAGTGTGTGGCTTTCCTTTCTTCATGGCAAATGCTTCCGTTTCTTTTGACAAAGAAATCGAACTCAATACCACAAACCAGAGAGTTTTGATCTCAGccttgtttttcaaaatacaagTGGTCAACATGCACTTTTACTTCTGAGGCACTAGAATGATTACCTCCTCCTGACTGTTTTCTACGGCCACCTCTAGTCTGCTGCAGGCTTCCTTAGAGGGACAAGGGTGACAGCTTCTTTGCTAGgtccctgcctccagccttgcCTCAGTTGAACCTATTGACCATTGTACACCCAAACTCATTTTCTTCAATGTCTATTTTAGTATTTCACATCTCTGAAAGCAAATGTATCATAGAGCTACTTAAGTCCCTTTTCCAGGAGTTTTCAGTAGCCTGGGGGCAGATGTGGAGTGAGTAGGAGGCTGATGTCTTTGCTGGGATCCCCCAAAAGCAGACCCTGACACAAGGCTTGGGGAGCAGTAGTTTCTTTGGAAGGAGATCCCAGTGAGCACTACGAGAGAGTGGAGAAGGgacagggagaggagaaaaggcaGTAAAGTGTGCGTTTCTGAGCGGGTCACTGTGGGCCACCCAGGCACAAGACCACGGGCATCACTGAGAGGCTGTGTGGGAGACACCACCTAAAAGTTGCCGCACTGAGGCCAGGAGGCTGCGAGTTTAGCTATCAACTCGCATCCATTATTGCTTGTGGGCTGCTCCTGGGCCACCGTCTGGCCTGTCTCACCTGTGGCCACATGTCCTCAGGTGGAGGGGCTGTAGGTGAGTGCAGGAACCCTCTGCAGAAGACTCTGGGGGAGGCTAGGGGTACAGGCCAGCTCTGACAGCTGCTCCATAGttggatctgtgtgtgtgtgtgtgtgtgtgtgttcacacacacacgcatatatacatatacacgtatatgcatatgaatttttttttttttagatggagtctctgtagcccaggccaaagtgcagtggcatgatctcagctcactgcaacctccacctcccaggttcaagcgattctcgtgcctcagcctcctgggtatctgggattgcaggcacctgccaccacgcctggctaatatttgtacttttagtagagacagggtttcaacatgttggccaggctggtctcaaactcctgacctcaagtgatctgcctgccttggcctcccaaactgctgggattacaggcgtgagccaccgtgcccggccttatgcatatgatttttaaaacaaaaataagatctTACTATGCTTACTGATATTTTTGACTCAACTCTCTTGGACAACTTTCCACATCAACAGAAATATTCTATTCCCACATTATCCATGGTTGAACAATATTCTATTGGGAGGATGCATCCCCATgacacatttgtttgttttttttgttttagaaactgggtctcaccctgttgcccaggctggagtgcagagacgtgatcatagctcacagcatccttgaatccctgggctcgagcgatccttctgcctcagcctcctgagtagctgggactataggcacaagccactgcacctgacccccTATTAGACATTTGTTATTTCTAAATGTGGTTGACATAAACAAAGGTAGACAAGAAGAATCTTCCTGAAACAGGACTGGCCACATCACTCAGTATCTCCCTCTTGCTTGAAACCCACCAATATCTCTCCATTACCCACAGGGCCAAGCCTAAATTCCAAACCTTGGCATTCAAGTCTGACCTGTCCCTGGACCTCTGCTCTCTGCCCAGCTCCTCTTCCACAGTCAGACAGTTTGACCCACGGCGTCATCTCAGGTCCTGTCCGTTCATACACCTGGGTCTTGGCTTGGGTTCTGTCCCCAGCCTGATGGCACCCGTCTTCCCATTCTGCTTGGCCCCATCAAGGACTGCCTTCCTTGGAACTCCATCCCTCAGTGGTCAAGTCCTCTCTTTTTCATTATCCCTGGGGCGTAGTCTTACCTTTCTGCTCTCTTTTCATGGATACATTTTCACTTCCCAACAATGCTGGGACCAATGACCATACTGCTTATGCCTCCAGGGTTCAGATGGCACATTGCACATGCAGACACTTCCTTGGTCAAGGTTTGCTGACGATGAGCAAAATGGTTGGTTCTCTTTCTACCTGGAATGAgagtggagatggagagaggcACCTCTGTGTTCTACTCACTGGGGGGCTGTGACCCCAGTGCCTGGATTTCAGCTTGTTGATGGCTACTGAAGCCATAAGACCCATGGGGACAGTAAAGCAATGCTCACAGGCCCACTGCCCTAGAGACAGTGACTATGGAGCAAAGGAAGAGGCGGGAATGGTCTTTCTGGTTCTTACTCCAGGACTGGCAGGAAGGGGAGCTGACATGGAGAGTGGGGGAAGGGATACTCAGGGTGCTAAGCCCAGCTTCCTGTCTGGATTTTCCTTGACTGCTGCCGGGGGCCTATCTTAGGATGGTCACAGCTGCAGAAATAGATCTCCCCCTTCACCTGTTCTTAAGCAAGGAAGACCTTGCTAACTTCCTGTCAGAAGAATGCGTGCTTTGGTAACTTTTCCAGTATGGGAGGCAGTACTGGGGACGCAGGTGCTGAAGTCATCACGAAGCCCCTCTCTCTGTTAGAGTGACAGGGAACAGACCCTCTGCCTTCCTCACTCGCCTGCCCTGGCCCCCAGCCTGCTCCTACAAAAGTCTCTGTTTCTCCTGAACTTTTCAGATGAGTCAATCGGGCTCTGGGACCCCGAAACCAAGCCTCCCTAACCACTCgcttattcactcaacaaacacacCCCTCTTGCCCGCACTAACCCAGGCGCAGTTCTAGGGACAAGCaaggggcggggaggggagcCCGGAGCAGCGCGGCGGGAGGTGGACATGCCGGGGAGGAGACCGGCCTCCTGGTGGCAGGGGAGGGCTCCTGGGGACCCCAAGTCCgcggaggaggagagaggagggagcagggagagggaggaccCAGGAGCACGGGCGGGCTCCGCGCATGCGTGGGAGGAGACCTTGGCGTCCTCGGCGTCGCCAAGGCAACCCGCGCCAGCCATGGCCTCTGGGGCGGGCGGGAGCTGGGGTCGCTCCCCACCGCAGAGCGCAGTTCCGACGGTGAGGGCTGAGCCCGGGAGCAGATCCTGCCTTAACTTGGGGGACGGCAGAGTGGGTGGGGTCCTTGGAGGGGCTAGACCCTGGAGCGGGGGAGCGGGTGTGGGGAGGTGAGGAGAGACAACCCCAAACCGAGAGGAAGAGGCGtggcagggagcagggaggccgcggggcagggaggggagaacCCGGCCTCTGCGGGGTTAGGGAGTCCACTGGCCGGGAGGGGTTGGGGCTCGCGACGTGTCCCCATcaattccccccaccccacgtGACTGACTCCGCGCACACCCCCAGCCCTGGGTCACTGTCCTGCAGCCCCTCTGGTGGGCCGTACCACCTGCGCCCCCGCAGCCAGGCCGCGTGAAGGAAGGTGAGACTCCCGGGTCGCCCCACCccattaccaccatcaccaccactcacCCCCTTCTGCCTCGCACATCGTCTGGGAGTCCCCGCAGCACAATCTGCCCACCcattcttccccctcccctgaGGACAGGGGTGTCAGGGGGAGGGGGACCCGGAGTCCCGGCGTGGGCTTGCTGAACCCCGCTTCCTAGACCTGCTGGAACTAATGATGCTGCAGAACGCGCAGATGCACCAGCTGCTGCTAAGTCGCCTGGTGGCTGGAGCGCTGCAGCCCAGGCCGGCCTCGCTCTGCCCTcaggtgtgtgtgggtggggtcGCTCACCTGTGGGTTCAGGGATGTGGATCCACCTGGGATTCCTGTTGGCGGGAGGGGGGGTGGTGCAGGAATAACTGGGAGAGAGGAGCAGGAAGCCAGCCTGTCTCTCTGGCTGGGGCTATTTGGCATCTGTTATGTATCAGGCCCTGTTTCAGCCTCCATGAAAGGTGGGTGGTGGGGGGAAGAGACACCCCCAAAGTCCAGACCACCCAGGTCTTCTTTTCAAGGATGTTTCCCTGCAGTGCCTTCCTCACTGGACTTCAGGCTCCAGGAAGGCAGGCACCCTGGTAACCCTGCCCCATGCATCATGAGCGTCTGGCCTGGTGCCTGACACTGTGTAGGGGCTCAGCTGATATTTGttgaacaagtgaatgaataaatgaatggttaGGGATACAAGGCCAGGTTGGCTGTGATGGCACATGGAGAGGTACAAAGCACAAGTGCACACAGGGTTGGGGGATGGGGACAGGCTCCTTGGAGGTGCAGGGGACCTTAGAACCAGCCCTTGAAAGCCAGGTAGGATTTTGACCCTTggaggaggcaaaggttgtgtcCCTCATCCAGGCTGGCAGGGGCAGAGTCAGGAGACAGAATGGGGGAAACCATGTGcggcagtgtgtgtgtgcaaatgtgtgtatgtgcgcatgtgtgtgcaagcgggtgtctgtgtgcatgcatatgtgtgtgcgagtgtgtccgtgtgtgtgcaatcgtgtgtgcatgtgcaagtgggtgtgtgtgcaagcgtgtatgtgcatgcatgtgcgtATAGCTCTAAGGCTGAGCCTTAGCCAATAGTGGgcatcctgaggtcaggagaagcAGGGACTGGGTGGAGAGAGAATGCTGGTCAACCCGGAGGAGTCAGAGAGGGGTTCAAGGAATCCAGATAGAGGGAGACCCTAAGGAGCTACTGCCACCCTTCACCCCTGGGTCCCCAGTGATGGCACATAGGTGggtccaggggctgggggtgaggcTGGGGACAGCTCAGTGGACTCTTGGACCCAGCTCTGGGTTCACACCTGGAATCAGCTGGGTGGCCAAGTTGCTCAACCTCCTTGAGCTACAGGAGTAAATGTTTCCACAATGCCTTGTCCGTatgtagtaaatgctcaataaacacaagccatccttttctttttttttttttttgttttttttgagatggagtctcactctgtcacctaggctgagtgcagtggcacgaacttggctcactgcaacttccacctcctgggttcaagtgattctccttcttcagcctcccgagtagctgggaccacaggcgcccgccaccacacccggctacttttttgtgtttttagtagagacggggtttcatcgtgttagccagtatggtcttaatctcctgaccttgttatctgcccaccttggcctcccaaagtgctgggattacaggtgcaagccaccgcgcctggcctacacaAGCCATTCTTACAAAGCCTATCTGGAGGAAATAACTTAGGGGAACGGAGGAGTAGGGATGGGGAGAGCCTGATCGTGGATTCTCATTTCCCCTCCCTGTTTTGCACAATCCCCAGATCTACCTGGAGGTTCCACAGGAAGagcctgaggaggaagaggaggagatggaCGTGCAGGAGATAGGGCCTTTGGTGCTTCACCATCACTACTTGCCCTATTTGATGCCCTCCCCGGGTACCCGGCTGCCCTGGCGGGCCCCCTTCTTCCCCGCTCCCGCCTGTCAGCCCCACTTGCGGGATGTACCCAGGATTCAGCactgtcctcctgcctccaggGAAAGGGAGGCGTAAGTGAGGCTGGGTGCTGCCAGGGTTCTGCTCTGGGGCTGGGCTGGAAGAGCTGTGCAGGGATGGGTGGTTGGTGGAGATAACTTGTGGGTGAAACCCCAGAGGCCACCTCTGGGCCTCTGATAGGGGTCTTTTTCTCTCCCCCATCTCAGGAGAGCTgtgcctccacccccaccccccagtgCCACAGAGACTGTGGGCACCAATGTACCCCCGGCTTCAGGTAGGGCTGGGGTGGTCGGCAGCAGGGCCCAGGCCTGGGAGTGAATGAGGAGGCCAGGAGCGCCCTGTGCACTCTGGTGGGGTTTGGGGGTTTCCTACCATCACTGCTGCAGGCAACTGGCCTGTCcccctcccttttcctctttggagtccactgaggcaggagggagtcAAGATGAGGTTCTTGCTTCCCCAGACTACTGTGATGCCGAGAGCCTCCTATGAGGACAGACGCTGGCCCTGGGACCTGCACCAGCTTTGTGCTCTGGATACAGCCCCGGAGCCCCCTCCCGCACCTCTCTTGTCGGCTCCTCTGTGCCCATGGCTGGCGGTCCTTCTCACTCCCTCAACCTCAGCCAGGCCCTCTTCTCCTGGGGAAATcagtccctgccccaccccaatGAGTCCCTGGACAGGTCGGATCTATGCTGTGGTGTAAGTTCTCCTTAGAGCACCACCCAGGCCCTTGAAGCCACGTCAGCCCGCCTCTGCCCCACTGCTTCCTGCCTGGAGCAGGGGGAGGCCTGGGAACAGAGCCTCCACCCTCTCTCCCTCACCCCTCTCTCTGGGATGATGAGGTTTCCTTCCAGCCTAATAATGGAGCAAGAGGGGAGTGGGGGCTTCCTTCTGCTTTCCACAGCTTTGAAGGCCGCTTTGAGGTGGCTGCAGGGGCCCAGAGTGGTGGGGGAGAGGCCTTGCTGGGCAGCGCCCCCGAGCAGAGTCAGTTCCCTGGGACCCCCACTCGTCGTCCCAGGAAGCAGCTCTGTTGGCCGAAAGGAGAGGTCAGAGCTTTGTCCTGCTGTGACCAGGAGTGGCCTGAGGTCTCCTGGGGCCAGGTGGGAACACTGTGTCCTCTGCCCCCTGGGCCAGGGTGTGTTCCCCCACCCTCCCTCAGTAGGAGTGAGCTACTCAGGCCAGATGGGGGCCTGGCGCCTGGGCTGGGAGGCCCCTGTGAaggagagggtgggaagggaggcaTCTGGGGAGAGGGGTCCCCCATGGTGGCTCCCCTCCGTGGCCGTTCTTATCCCAGGAGGAGACACTGTGGGCACAGCACTAAGTCCAGGTGTTTGTATTCAGGCTAGAAAAGGCAATGTCCCGAGTCCCTGCTGCCTGTCACAGTCCTTCGGCCAGCACTGGACCTCAACCCTGAGGAGTCACACTGAGTTCCAGTGACCACCATGGCGGCGGCCATGCCACTTATGCGTGCTATGGCCGGAAGGCCTGGGGTAGCCTCCTCCAAGCCGCTCGCACCCCGTAGGTGCCCATCCGCCGCTGGCGCCAGTGCTGGCTGAAGATGAAGCAGAGCAGGACAGATGTCACGAACAGGAACAGCAACACTGACACCACTGTGACGATGATGACCATCTGGCTGTCCGGCACGGGCTCTGGGCAGGAAGGGGGCAAGGGTCTTAGACatcctgtgatcccagttaccaGGGACCAAAAAGAAGTGGAAGTCTACCCCCGACCCAGCCCCTCCAGCCCCCGCCGCCCACTCATCCATCCTGCAGTCACCCcaggctgtagatgtgtggtgaaTGGTGtctaaattaaaattatctgGAAAAAAGGTGGCCCAGGCTCAGGCTACCAGCTGAATTCCTGTGAGGCTGTGAGGGCAGATGTCCCTTGTCAGCAGCCCTGGGACCAGTGTGTAGCTGCTGGACACCATGGCCTGGAGGGTGGCATGGTCCCAGCCAAACCCCTTCTTGGGCAGAGCTGAATGAACTTCATGCcaagctccctgaggacagggaaTGTGCCGGCCGTCCAGAGTCACTGAGCAGCAGAGCTCCGGGTACCTCAGGGGAGGCGATCAGGCCAAGCTTCTCATTGTGGAGGGGAGCCAAGGCCAGGGAGAGCAGTCAAGGTCATGGGACTTGATGGTGGCCGAGGAACTAGTTGACCTCTCCCAACCTCTGGACCAGTTGAGGTTCAAGCTGGGGACGTGGAAAGAACTTCAGGGAAGAGGGAGAGTAAAAGGGAAGCCTCAGGGTGAAGGGTGGGCTCCTGGGTGTTTGCTTCCCAAGTGGGGCTTGAGATTTTTCTTCCCCCAAGGGGCTGAAAGTGGCTTCTCACTCCCAACTCCATCCGTGGACCCCCCTCACCATAGATCTCCAGCATCTTCGGGGCTGAGTGTGTGCAGAAGACTTCGCCACCGCGAGACATCAAGTCCAGCACAGCCAGGCAGGAGAAGTTGTGGTGGCCGTCCTCTCTGTGAGCCATGCTGCTGAATGTGGCTGTGGCCTCCTGCAGGGCAGGGGCTGCCTTCCCGAAGGTCTGACTGTGCAGAGTCTCACTGCCACGGAGCAGGCTGAGGGTGAGGCTGTCCAGGGGCTCCACGGCGGGCACCCTGCACTCGATGGTGAAGGACTTGCCCACGGCCACCCAAGTGGGCTGCAGTGTGAGGAAGACCTGCCTTGGAGGCTCTGCAGGGGACAAAGGAGGGAGGTCTGGTCAGGATGGGGGTACAGCCCCAGCAGCCTCCCCCTGGCCAGGGCCATCTCCTGTCACCATGGTGTTCCATGGTCGGGGAGGAGGTGGCCTGGCCAGCTCCAGTGCAGAGAGGAAGAGGGCGGCGGTTGAGGATGGAGGCTGGATTGCATGGTAGTTTTACAGACATGTTGATTTCCGGTGACCAGGCATCTACAAGGACAAGGTTCAGAAATTGTACGGCCAACTGGAAAGATATAAAAGTTTGGGTCTGTCTCCTctccttcagaaatgaaatacaaatttcaaaaattaaacagtCGGGTGATCACATTGAGAGAGACTTAGGTGGGTGTGCTCACTGGAACTGGGCACTCGG
The Papio anubis isolate 15944 chromosome 17, Panubis1.0, whole genome shotgun sequence genome window above contains:
- the PRR29 gene encoding proline-rich protein 29 isoform X3; its protein translation is MASGAGGSWGRSPPQSAVPTPWVTVLQPLWWAVPPAPPQPGRVKEDLLELMMLQNAQMHQLLLSRLVAGALQPRPASLCPQIYLEVPQEEPEEEEEEMDVQEIGPLVLHHHYLPYLMPSPGTRLPWRAPFFPAPACQPHLRDVPRIQHCPPASRERETTVMPRASYEDRRWPWDLHQLCALDTAPEPPPAPLLSAPLCPWLAVLLTPSTSARPSSPGEISPCPTPMSPWTGRIYAVV
- the PRR29 gene encoding proline-rich protein 29 isoform X1; translation: MASGAGGSWGRSPPQSAVPTPWVTVLQPLWWAVPPAPPQPGRVKEDLLELMMLQNAQMHQLLLSRLVAGALQPRPASLCPQIYLEVPQEEPEEEEEEMDVQEIGPLVLHHHYLPYLMPSPGTRLPWRAPFFPAPACQPHLRDVPRIQHCPPASREREARAVPPPPPPSATETVGTNVPPASGRAGVVGSRAQAWE
- the PRR29 gene encoding proline-rich protein 29 isoform X2 → MASGAGGSWGRSPPQSAVPTPWVTVLQPLWWAVPPAPPQPGRVKEDLLELMMLQNAQMHQLLLSRLVAGALQPRPASLCPQIYLEVPQEEPEEEEEEMDVQEIGPLVLHHHYLPYLMPSPGTRLPWRAPFFPAPACQPHLRDVPRIQHCPPASREREARAVPPPPPPSATETVGTNVPPASDYCDAESLL
- the ICAM2 gene encoding intercellular adhesion molecule 2, giving the protein MSSFGFGTLTVALFALVCCSGSDEKTFEVHMRLEKLIVKPKESFEVNCSTTCNQPEVGGLETSLNKILLLEQTQWKHYLISNISHDTVLWCHFTCSGKQKSMSSNVSVYQPPRQVFLTLQPTWVAVGKSFTIECRVPAVEPLDSLTLSLLRGSETLHSQTFGKAAPALQEATATFSSMAHREDGHHNFSCLAVLDLMSRGGEVFCTHSAPKMLEIYEPVPDSQMVIIVTVVSVLLFLFVTSVLLCFIFSQHWRQRRMGTYGVRAAWRRLPQAFRP